The following are from one region of the Gaiellales bacterium genome:
- a CDS encoding ferritin-like domain-containing protein: protein MDRALNRGSLIRTAGAAGAGLALGSGLFGATIARASGGVTKGDIDILIAAEIAEALAVTTYTNIINRAPFFKHLATDDQGYLKAARQEEMSHYALEKSVTGKPSPFTEFFYPHGMFRHAQTTLNTLVTLEDAFIAAYLVGVRNFSNSDLRVTAARIMGIESDHRTLARVVGPGVAKRDGGPIEHITGAQGVAESVDPPNNNGYERTLKWTNIGQAVDALLPFADKAAAAKAGFDTKRSFKFHPFIPHLPNQLGAFHGFGG from the coding sequence ATGGATCGAGCCCTCAACCGTGGATCGCTCATCCGCACCGCCGGTGCGGCAGGAGCGGGCCTCGCGCTGGGGAGCGGCCTCTTCGGGGCCACGATCGCACGCGCGTCGGGCGGAGTCACCAAGGGCGACATCGACATCCTGATCGCGGCCGAGATCGCAGAAGCGCTGGCCGTGACGACGTACACGAACATCATCAACCGGGCACCGTTCTTCAAGCACCTCGCGACCGACGACCAGGGCTACCTGAAGGCGGCACGGCAGGAGGAGATGTCGCACTACGCCCTCGAGAAGTCCGTCACCGGCAAGCCCTCGCCGTTCACGGAGTTCTTCTATCCGCACGGCATGTTCCGGCACGCTCAGACCACCCTGAACACGCTGGTCACGCTCGAGGACGCGTTCATCGCCGCCTACCTGGTCGGCGTGCGCAACTTCTCGAACTCCGACCTGCGGGTCACCGCGGCCCGGATCATGGGCATCGAGAGCGACCATCGCACGCTCGCGCGCGTGGTCGGCCCGGGCGTCGCCAAGCGCGACGGCGGCCCGATCGAGCACATCACGGGCGCGCAGGGCGTGGCCGAGTCGGTCGACCCGCCCAACAACAACGGCTACGAGCGGACGCTCAAGTGGACGAACATCGGCCAGGCGGTGGATGCGCTGCTGCCGTTCGCCGACAAGGCCGCGGCCGCGAAGGCGGGCTTCGACACGAAGCGCTCCTTCAAGTTCCACCCGTTCATCCCGCACCTGCCCAACCAGCTGGGCGCGTTCCACGGGTTCGGGGGCTAG